From Armatimonadota bacterium:
CCTGTTGCAGTATTATGGTCTCACTTTCGGGCACTCGGAGGTCGCCCGCATCGCGCCCGGCAATGGGGCGCCGAACGAGCTCAGAAAACTGCTTATGGTCTCATCGGCAGATTCGCGGTCTGACAACGCCAATCATCAAGGAGCGTTGTCCGATGCGAATCGAGCCGCTGTATGAAGAGTTCCTGACCTACCTCGCCGTCGAGCGCAACTGTGCGAAGCTGACTGTTGAGGCGTACCAGTCCGATGGCCGGATGTTCCTGCGGTTCCTCGAAGAGCTGGGCAGTGGACCGGACGTGGAAGCCGTCACGAAGCACGTTCTGCGCCAATATGTGGTCTGGCTGCGGGAACGCGGCCTGCAACCCGCGACCGTCGCCCGGCGCATCCACTCGCTGCGGTCCTTCTGGAACTATCTCTGGGACTGCGAGTACACCGACGACAACCCCTTCCGCAAGCTGACACTCCCGAAGCAGTCGCGCAAGCTGCCGACGTACCTTCCCGAGGACGACTGCCGGCGCCTGATCGACGCGGCCGGCGAACAGGCGTCTGCGTTCCTGTCGTGCCGGGACCGAGCGATCCTCGTCTTCATGCTGTTCACCGGTGCGCGGCGGAGCGAGGTGCTGGGACTGACGTGGGACGCGGTGGATCTGGAGGAACTCACGGTGCGGTTCGTGGGTGCGAAGGGGGACAAGAGTCGGGCGGTGCCGTTAGCCGAGCCCGCTGCGGAAGCGCTGCGGGAGTGGGCTGCGGTCCGACCGAACTGCCAGCACCGATACGTGTTCACGACCCAGTGGGGCGCGCGACTGGGGAAGCGGGGACTGTGCACGACGCTTGATCGCGCTCTGCGTGCCGCGGACATCGATACGTCGGTGACGCCCCACAAGCTACGGCATTCATTCGCGTGCATGATGCTGCGCAATGGCGCGGACCTGAACTGTCTGCAGCGCATGCTGGGCCACACGCGCCTGGACACGACGGGGGTCTACCTGCAGGCGACCGCGGAGGACTTACGCGAGGCGATGGCGAGGCATCCGCTGGGCGGCTGACGGCGCCCTCTACCGGCGCTGAATCAGGTACTCGCCATTCTTGGGCGGCAGGTCGAAGCGGATTACCGGGCGGTCGCCGTTCATCGCGCGGCGAATCGCAACCGCGTTGTGCTGTGCGTCCTCGATCCGAACCGTGTGTGGAGTCCATCCATCCGGCAGCCCTATTTGCACGGTTAGCGGCTGGTCGTATAGCGCCGGGTCGGTGCTGCAGGTGATAGACAAGCGGACTGCGTCCGCGCCCTCACGGCGCAGGGACAGCGCGGAGCAGGCACGCTCGCGTTCGTACTTGTGCACTGCGGTCATCCCCGCGATCCACAGGTCCGGCTCTCGCTCGCGCGTGATCTCGAGGACGGCGCGGAAGTTCTCTTCGGTGACCCACGGCTTCTCGATCTGGTGGAAGAGGGCCATCGCCCATGCGCCAGTCTCGATGGCCTGCTTGAGTAAGTCCCTGTATGCACTGACCCGGTTGTTGGTCATTGAGATCGCCAGCCGCGGGCGCGGGCAGACCAGATTGTGCCTGTCCAGGAATTGGCGCAGCGGCATGGCGTGGGTCCAGACGGTGCCGCCTCCGGAGTTGAAACAGATCAGTCCGCTCCTGCCGGGGAACAGCGATCGGATGTATGTCGCCGCTTCCCCGAGTTCGCGGTCGACCTCGGCATCATCTCCAGCGCCTTGGTGGTGCATGGTGTGGTTGGCGAACTCCTGGTCGCCGCGGGCGGCGCAGGCTTCCCATTCATCCCGGTGCGCGATGAACTCGTCGACGCCGGGATTGATGTAGAAAGTGCCGCAGTACCCGTACTCCCGCAGC
This genomic window contains:
- a CDS encoding polysaccharide deacetylase family protein, with translation MAWREKLATALLFLAAALLPVLADTQAVRAGNMTVQIAPWQGWMGQPDDEKVYEVVRGDARVLAEEAGPTRVRVEVTFHREPEGTVQPLTLQVDFVPRWPGYEYDIEVTDADGARIPARRQSGLERQILVRVPARDGVYYVQAAPPDDGVSAPPGEEARTVREPTTGLVATVCRWYDGRQAALSFRFDDSYPSHIRRAIPMLREYGYCGTFYINPGVDEFIAHRDEWEACAARGDQEFANHTMHHQGAGDDAEVDRELGEAATYIRSLFPGRSGLICFNSGGGTVWTHAMPLRQFLDRHNLVCPRPRLAISMTNNRVSAYRDLLKQAIETGAWAMALFHQIEKPWVTEENFRAVLEITREREPDLWIAGMTAVHKYERERACSALSLRREGADAVRLSITCSTDPALYDQPLTVQIGLPDGWTPHTVRIEDAQHNAVAIRRAMNGDRPVIRFDLPPKNGEYLIQRR
- a CDS encoding tyrosine-type recombinase/integrase, with the protein product MRIEPLYEEFLTYLAVERNCAKLTVEAYQSDGRMFLRFLEELGSGPDVEAVTKHVLRQYVVWLRERGLQPATVARRIHSLRSFWNYLWDCEYTDDNPFRKLTLPKQSRKLPTYLPEDDCRRLIDAAGEQASAFLSCRDRAILVFMLFTGARRSEVLGLTWDAVDLEELTVRFVGAKGDKSRAVPLAEPAAEALREWAAVRPNCQHRYVFTTQWGARLGKRGLCTTLDRALRAADIDTSVTPHKLRHSFACMMLRNGADLNCLQRMLGHTRLDTTGVYLQATAEDLREAMARHPLGG